A portion of the Toxoplasma gondii ME49 chromosome VIIb, whole genome shotgun sequence genome contains these proteins:
- a CDS encoding methyltransferase domain-containing protein (encoded by transcript TGME49_255670~Signal peptide predicted by SignalP 2.0 HMM (probability 0.771) with cleavage site probability 0.335 at residue 26~Predicted trans-membrane domain (TMHMM2.0):6-26), which translates to MSKHTALGLAGATAFGGACFLFYVFSKKPPPQSSFPSEQERKAIFDKNAVTWDGGIGLDEALLGIRSLRKQLVTRAQGDVLEVAAGTGRNFRFYDPAKVKSLVVTDFSRLMLRKALEKKEALRGIPAEFKLQNSAKMKFPDESFDAVVDTFGVCSYEKPVETLQELKRVIKPGGALLLLEHGESSWIYFQKKLERSLLRHVWKFGCYHNRPIRQLVNDAGFDVVFEKRRVFGTIYLIVARKPAKEHVRQLLDRKEEE; encoded by the exons ATGTCAAAGCACACGGCGCTGGGGCTGGCGGGCGCCACAGCCTTCGGCGGcgcctgctttctcttctacGTCTTCTCCAAGAAGCCTCCGCCGCAGTCCAGCTTTCCGTCCG agcaagaaaggaaggcgaTTTTCGACAAGAATGCCGTGACGTGGGACGGCGGGATTGGCCTGGACGAAGCT CTTCTCGGAATTCGCTCGCTGAGGAAGCAGCTCGTGACGCGCGCCCAAGGAGACGTCTTGGAGGTTGCTGCAG GCACCGGCCGAAATTTCCGGTTCTACGACCCGGCGAAAGTGAAGAGCCTCGTG gtcACGGACTTCAGTCGCCTCATGCTCCGCAAGgccctggagaagaaag AAGCCCTCAGGGGAATTCCTGCCGAATTCAAATTGCAGAATTCGGCGAAGATGAAGTTCCCTGACGAAAGCTTCGACGCCGTCGTCGACACTTTCG gTGTCTGCTCGTATGAGAAGCCTGTCGAGACTCTGCAGGAGCTCAAGCGCGTGATCAAACCA GGCGGCGCTCTGCTCCTCTTGGAACATGGAGAGTCTTCTTGGATTTATTTCCAaaaaaaactcgagaggTCCCTGCTGCGCCATGTGTGGAAATTCGGCTGCTACCACAACCGCCCCATTCGCCAACTCGTCAACGAC GCCGGTTTCGACGTCGTTTTTGAAAAGCGCCGCGTTTTCG GCACAATTTATCTGATCGTCGCGAGGAAGCCTGCCAAGGAACATGTCAGACAGTTGCTCGAccgcaaagaagaagagtag
- a CDS encoding EF hand domain-containing protein (encoded by transcript TGME49_255660~Signal peptide predicted by SignalP 2.0 HMM (probability 0.999) with cleavage site probability 0.274 at residue 29), which yields MQVSPGALCRSAVFLFPLLSLFCRASSFARLAPPLAVEAAAAPQASASGKTAKDASPSTANLQPRTSADDEAAVHKVGREMDEDDEAFIREEFMEFDSNGDGMLDAYEVRVTHPEIGNSELFSFFRLVDSNQDGLLTLAEYREYVSSAI from the exons ATGCAAGTCTCTCCTGGTGCTCTCTGCCGCTccgctgtgtttctctttcctctgctttctctgttttgccGCGCGTCCTCTTTCGCGCGCCTGGCGCCGCCACTGGCCGTGGAAGCCGCAGCCGCCCCACAGGCCTCTGCTTCagggaagacggcgaaggacGCAAGTCCGTCGACAGCGAATTTGCAGCCTCGGACGAgtgcagacgacgaagcagccGTTCACAAAGTCGGGAGGGAGatggacgaagacgacgaggccTTCATCCGCGAGGAATTCATGGAGTTCGACTCCAACGGAGACG GCATGCTCGATGCGTACGAGGTCCGAGTGACGCATCCCGAAATCGGAAACAGCgaactgttttctttcttccggCTAGTGGACTCCAACCAAGATGGACTCTTGACTCTCGCAGAATATCGCGAGTATGTATCATCAGCTATTTAA
- a CDS encoding DHHC zinc finger domain-containing protein (encoded by transcript TGME49_255650~Signal peptide predicted by SignalP 2.0 HMM (probability 1.000) with cleavage site probability 0.315 at residue 30~Predicted trans-membrane domain (TMHMM2.0):1-22:31-49:78-101:110-129:206-229:266-289) codes for MFLLGACVFLLLLVCLALLWFFSTPDGSSPFSTLHRVVFLALPARFLHLLERVCGTRVRRGVERACFYVFHTNNPIVQIVYLAVMIGGYSQVVLVGYPWIPNAYLGAHHKFIAFGAFVACLATFLVCSLKNPGIINHTNVDDHVRLYPYDACIYFSDTECSTCRFPKPARSKHCRLCNVCVARFDHHCVWIGNCVGARNHGVFIIFLITHFLTCAYGSVASLSLLLGIIDAQKLLSATYIDPSTGRRSAATWSIIFQYMAGRFGSLIFLAVLFIVFFFLLLGFTAFHLYTAVWRNSTTNESFKYRCMRQVLSSPFSLDDEERNSISSESEGKRGSRAAGCASRKGEKTGEREGETEDEQGRRNAAERGEEEGEQESAEEKELEGEENAKKEMHPALMTPARAAQHIEKARAKYRRNFLDSVFEVFAFDEWMRETLRLQDEKFANAVAAATRVTQEVVAAVGEKEEKEKKDE; via the exons atgtttcttctcggcgcgtgtgtgtttcttttgcttctcgtctgtctggCGCTGCTGTGGTTTTTCTCGACGCCCGACGGCTCCTCCCCCTTCTCGACTTTACACCgagtcgtctttctcgcgctgccCGCGCGCTTCCTCCACTTGCTCGAGCGCGTCTGCGGGACTCGCGTCCGTCGGGGCGTCGAGCGCGCTTGCTTCTACGTCTTTCACACCAACAATCCGATCGTCCAAATCGTCTACCTCGCGGTGATGATCGGCGGCTACTCTCAAGTTGTCCTCGTCG GCTATCCGTGGATTCCAAACGCTTACCTCGGCGCCCACCACAA ATTCATCGCCTTcggcgccttcgtcgcctgtctcgcaACCTTCCTTGTCTGCTCGCTGAAAAATCCGG GTATCATCAACCACACGAACGTGGACGACCATGTCCGCCTTTACCCTTACGACGCGTGCATCTACTTTTCCGATACCGAGTGTTCGACCTGTCGCTTCCCCAA GCCGGCCCGGAGCAAGCACTGTCGACTCTGCAACGTCTGCGTCGCGCGCTTCGATCACCACTGCGTTTGGATCGGCAACTGTGTCGGAGCTCGCAACCATGGCGTCTTCATCATTTTCCTCATCACACACTTCCTAACTTGTGC ATACGGATCTGTCGCCTCGTTGAGTCTCTTGCTGGGGATTATCGACGCCCAGAAACTCCTCTCCGCCACATACATCGATCCTTCAACGGGCAGGAGGTCTGCTGCAACGTGGAGTATTATTTTCCAA TACATGGCTGGGCGCTTCGGATCGTTGATTttcctcgccgttctcttcatcgttttcttctttctgcttctcggctTCACCGCCTTCCACCTGTACACGGCTGTGTGGCGGAACAGCACGACGAACGAGAGCTTCAAGtatcgctgcatgcgccaggtcttgtcttctcccttttcacTGGACGAtgaagagaggaactcgATTTCTTCGGAGTCGGAAGGGAAACGAGGTTCGCGGGCAGCGGGATGCGCCTcgcggaaaggagagaaaacaggagagcgagaaggggagacagaagacgaacaagGACGTCGCAACGCTGCAGAGcgcggcgaggaggaaggagaacaagagtcagcagaagagaaggagcttgaaggagaagaaaacgcgaaaaaggaGATGCATCCTGCTCTCATGACGCCGGCTCGCGCAGCCCAACATAttgagaaggcgagagcgaagtATCGTCGGA acTTTCTCGACAGCGTTTTCGAAGTCTTTGCGTTCGACGAGTGGATGCGCGAAACGCTGCGCCTCCAGGACGAGAAATTCGCGAACGCTGTGGCCGCGGCGACTCGGGTGACACAGGAAGTCGTCGCAGCagtcggagaaaaagaggagaaagaaaaaaaggacgaATGA
- a CDS encoding hypothetical protein (encoded by transcript TGME49_255635) has product MEDYSSSSSSSSSSSSSSSSSSSSSSSSSSSSSSSSSSSSSSSSSSSSSSSSSSSSSSSSSSSSSSSSSSSSSSSSSSSSSSCLSSSAKRRKLSSRGTEGDTLLVPDRAFVAVAIPGRVSQKRTALELLGGQDVVSAYLASSSEERLFLGTSLHDQTFSQFLVSTPSRFSGLAVRVERRRSGRVTVAVLGHVTHLHTFDGLADFHFCPPSRAREPVDFRQLLLSQVDASSTSPLFIPPPLFCRFSQPANFRLDQLSVPPPSSSKGDAAAAVARALGVSTVPWAKAPQNRDARTAAIPAELASTTSSLCYSSSGSASACDASLFSASKTAGDREAEEADGETLAAGRKDNVNRVSVRLEPGTGASETDGDAPVSGDGSRDEQKAPQEETGDAERLRARARSEEEKKVGEEFNAVARFGDAEFPSLPPPAAMKASADERLLSRLRHLLAEQPLWLRSSLDLHLPAEFTAWRKKPAYAKTCFLFADGPWRGCLCRLGYDPRLHPESRFSQTLDFRDAFFRNVNWRRLRNRKRPGTLPSLFPAPSSTQDLMTEEEGGSSAPVPMPRNASYLEQHFLIAPTRPSLLYQLREIQDEGVQKLLREAPALAAPCKETGWFSAATMKTLRELLAMKSQRMREKGDVHATS; this is encoded by the exons ATGGAAGActattcttcttcttcttcttcttcttcttcttcttcttcttcttcttcttcttcttcttcttcttcttcttcttcttcttcttcttcttcttcttcttcttcttcttcttcttcttcttcttcttcttcttcttcttcttcttcttcttcttcttcttcttcttcttcttcttcttcttcttcttcttcttcttcttcttcttcttcttcttcttcttcttcttcttcttcttcttcttgtctctcgtcttctgcaaagagaaggaagttgAGCAGTCGAGGCACAGAAGGCGACACCCTGCTTGTACCAGACAGAGCCTTTGTCGCTGTTGCCATTCCTGGCCGAGTCTCGCAAAA GCGGACGGCGCTCGAGTTGCTTGGGGGCCAGGATGTGGTATCCGCGTatctcgcgtcttcctcggaaGAGAGACTTTTCCTCGGGACTTCTCTTCACGACCAGACGTTCTCTcagtttctcgtctccactcCCTCGCGCTTTTCAGGCCTCGCGGTCcgagtcgagagaagaagaagcggcagagtCACGGTGGCTGTGCTCGGTCATGTCACTCACCTGCATACGTTTGACG GTTTAGCGGATTTCCACTTCTGTCCGCCTTCTCGGGCGCGAGAGCCTGTCGATTTTCGTCAACTTCTGCTGTCCCAGGTGGACGCCTCTTCGACGTCCCCTCTCTTCATTCCGCCTCCGCTGTTCTGCCGATTCTCTCAACCTGCGAACTTCCGACTCGACCAGCTGTCTGTTCCGCCGCCTTCGAGCTCCAAAGGCGACGCCGCTGCCGCGGTCGCTCGCGCCCTAGGTGTCTCCACTGTCCCCTGGGCCAAGGCGCCACAGAACCGAGACGCGCGAACCGCGGCAATCCCCGCAGAACTCGCTTCTacgacctcttctctctgttaTTCCTCTTCCggttctgcctctgcctgcgATGCCTCTTTGTTTTCAGCTTCAAAGACAGCTGGCGACCGAGAGGCCGAGGAGGCGGACGGGGAGACCCTGGCGGCCGGCCGGAAAGACAATGTGAATCGCGTCTCCGTTCGCCTCGAGCCGGGTACAGGAGCctcggagacagacggagacgcaccGGTGAGTGGAGACGGCAGCCGAGACGAACAGAAGGCACCGCAAGAGGAGACCGGGGACGCCGAGAGACTgagagcgagggcgagaagcgaagaagagaagaaagttgGAGAGGAATTCAACGCGGTTGCCAGATTTGGAGACGCCGAATTCccttcgctgccgccgccTGCAGCCATGAAGGCCTCAGCCG ACGAGCGCTTGCTCTCACGGCTCCGGCACCTGCTGGCGGAGCAGCCCCTCTGGCTGCGCAGTTCGCTCGACTTGCACCTCCCAGCGGAGTTCACTGCCTGGAGGAAAAAGCCGGCGTACGCGAAGACTTGCTTCCTCTTTGCAG ATGGACCGTGGAGGGGGTGCCTCTGCCGCCTGGGATACGATCCTCGTCTACATCCTGAAAGCAGATTCTCCCAg ACCCTCGACTTCCGGGATGCGTTCTTCCGTAACGTGAACTGGCGCAGGCTGCGAAACCGGAAGCGTCCGGGGACTCTTCCGTCGCTCTTTCCGGCGCCGTCGTCGACGCAGGACTTGAtgacagaggaggaagggggTTCTTCCGCGCCTGTCCCAATGCCAAGGAACGCCTCCTACCTCGAGCAACACTTCCTGATTGCCCCCACTCGACCGTCGCTGCTGTACCAGCTGAGAGAAATTCAAGACGAAGGCGTTCAGAAACTCCTCAGAGAGGCGCCGGCCCTCGCGGCGCCGTGCAAAGAAACGG GCTGGTTCTCTGCTGCGACGATGAAGACCCTCCGCGAGCTTCTGGCGATGAAGAGTCAACGTatgcgagagaaaggcgatgTGCATGCGACGTCGTAG
- a CDS encoding B9-C2 domain-containing protein (encoded by transcript TGME49_255620), translating into MNSNASQRASSNQGEQKVKPSTHLHIATPLERLSEQFSPRHFQVIVSGEIVSASIDGGRGSGPLVCRYLFVHGPDWRIISGEEQAISQSAYAAGASNLALEFLSYPLNADQDQVVWNFPFSLIFKSTNPFGWPRLVICVYGTDWLNRRVVIGYTSVHVPTQPGRHIHTLQLYSITSSSWMQRLVAWATGCRPEYVDPQTAARSEGREVVRTSHAGRIKVCFNVLSRDLQQLQYSL; encoded by the exons ATGAACTCGAATGCTTCTCAACGTGCGTCATCAAATCAGGGTGAACAGAAAGTTAAACCTTCAACACACTTGCATATTGCAACACCCTTGGAGCGCCTCT cGGAGCAATTTTCCCCGCGGCACTTCCAGGTCATTGTGTCGGGAGAGATTGTATCTGCCTCGATCGACGGAGGTCGGGGCTCTGGTCCGCTAGTGTGCAGATACCTATTTGTCCACGGACCTGACTGGAGAATCATTTCC GGTGAAGAACAAGCAATCTCACAGAGTGCTTACGCTGCAGGAGCCTCTAATCTGGCTCTTGAGTTTCTGTCCTATCCCCTAAACGCGGACCAAGACCAAGTAGTGTGGAACTTCCCGTTCAGCCTCATCTTCAAA tCCACGAATCCATTCGGATGGCCGCGTCTTGTTATATGCGTCTACGGTACCGACTG GCTGAACAGAAGAGTTGTTATCGGCTATACCTCTGTGCATGTTCCGACACAACCGGGACG ACACATTCACACACTTCAACTCTACTCCATCACTTCTTCGTCCTGGATGCAAAGACTCGTCGCTTGGGCGACAGGATGTCGACCGGAGTACGTCGATCCTCAAACAGCGGCGCGCAGTGAAGGTCGTGAAG TGGTGCGAACAAGTCACGCAGGCCGCATCAAGGTCTGCTTCAACGTTCTTTCGAGAGATCTGCAGCAGCTCCAATACTCCCTCTAA
- a CDS encoding ankyrin repeat-containing protein (encoded by transcript TGME49_255510) gives MAPHLLLPSCSSPCLPAGSPETAEALLAAATKSKSASKSPPATSSFSLASEASDAKPDAPMASCPPSDAACPTAAPAASPPDENPRRTRAKPDVTPTACSAGELPRPAAAPAFPSGSEVVTRFEPDAQIAEALLNGYRLSEDTAGDADFTFPLDFQMPLNYEIYSFISQCLNATQLKQSLSEQGADAVPAVAKSLLAAGLAKAREERRGGSCARERRESAERTPKRTEEMSGQRKEPEENAWPTLEAGAATQRRQLEKENNERGQPARPATGKQSKCRKQWKVKEHNDREETPAASAPAETPGAPVSSDSASPQTAQPAALLGPAPLASPTVRAPPGLSGPDVNTALLRAAFLGREDIVDLCLKRGGDVSFSDRVGRSALHYGAATGTERIVRKLLEAGGAKNINQRDRKHWTPLLIAVTKTHSACVRLLLEKGAEVGATLCHRCAPCRSSAQRAPETRESEKSEKDGQAKDAAEAAEANASEKAEAKTDVKPSACGAGEAEGPIQTWSAAIHFAAIKGNIEISKLLLDYGATVNDLDSDKRPPLHYAACRDNSHYVSWLLARGARLDLFDVNGRSALHAAAIKGQLQNAQSILEAADPVTALLLLRRKDKWDITPAQLAKLHGQNGAFLLLKSYADQLEATLGEHAALIEPETADACLLNQTITEVLATGMQEVKKNKLERTVARLGTVTCLKAYQKTMMVQGMGGMLVADGSRPKTAGGVFFTLLREMARQGEISRDDLVYIEMEDGEAKKALRRRARQKHSSSSGAEAAPRLPHRTPAAASGRENRQLAGNSTRPMNAPEGARGPASRRPGGKQRPEGSAKTQESVQTSHPSQGNSSTSRKNSVGFFVSAKNFSKPAVPPRLAPSAAKTRPGSALSSKSSGASTVGGCAYTPLAMAIDAETLSSNSSSRGSSPQQQTPTNFPAVGSFVGSQPQGFLPFSMYPVYPFWPMGFPTPLSPPPVMGASLAGKEDAPSFFSTPSFYPQAPGASAFFRGEKGDGHKKKASGLVPNFAPFFPGAPGMYVHPREESDAQAASRKKGKSQRKKGREEEETKREEEAGRVNAEADGVSCEGQGEKEANERTVEAPRARIPQEQNARPNASVEKPPSRDKGADEDGWKVVKSRHEKRTHEPGNARGRGGRGRSDRARGRGGRRSPE, from the exons ATGGCGCCACACCTGTTGCTCCCGTCTTGCTCGTCTCCCTGCCTGCCGGCCGGGTCCCCCGAGACAGCCGAGGCGCTCCTGGCCGCAGCGACGAAATCCAAGTCTGCCTCGAAATCCCCACCCGCaacttcgtctttttctctggcCTCAGAAGCCTCTGATGCAAAGCCTGACGCGCCCATGGCTTCCTGTCCCCCTTCAGACGCCGCCTGCCCCACTGCGGCGCCGGCCGCTTCTCCGCCTGACGAGAATCCCCGGCGAACGCGCGCGAAGCCTGACGTCACGCCCACCGCCTGCTCTGCCGGAGAATTGCCGCGGCCGGCGGCTGCTCCTGCTTTTCCCTCAGGCTCCGAAGTTGTGACCCGGTTCGAGCCGGACGCGCAGATCGCGGAGGCGCTCTTGAATGGATACCGCCTCTCTGAAGACACGGCTGGAGACGCCGACTTCACTTTTCCGCTCGACTTCCAGATGCCTCTGAACTACGAGATCTACTCTTTCATTTCGCAGTGCCTCAACGCGACGCAGCTCAAGCAGAGTCTCTCCGAGCAGGGCGCAGACGCCGTCCCCGCCGTCGCCAAGAGTCTCCTCGCGGCGGGACTCGCGAAAGCtcgcgaagagcgaaggggAGGGAGCTgcgcgcgcgagaggcgcgaaTCAGCGGAGAGAACACCCAAGAGGACGGAGGAGATGTCCGGGCAACGCAAAGAACCGGAGGAGAATGCCTGGCCGACGCTCGAGGCAGgcgcggcgacgcagagacgccagttagagaaggaaaacaacgaGAGGGGGCAGCCAGCGAGACCCGCGACTGGGAAGCAAAGCAAATGCCGGAAACAGTGGAAAGTCAAAGAACACAATG ACCGCGAAGAGACTCCAGCCGCTTcggcgcctgcagagactcccggcgcgcctgtctcctcagacAGCGCATCTCCGCAGACAGCGCAGCCTGCCGCGCTTCTCGGACCGGCGCCGCTGGCCTCGCCGACGGTCCGGGCGCCTCCAGGCCTTTCAGGTCCAGACGTGAACACAGCGCTTCTGCGTGCTGCTTTTCTGGGCCGCGAGGACATCGTGGACTTGTGTCTGAAGCGCGGCGGAgacgtctccttctccgacCGCGTCGGACGCTCTGCGCTGCACTACGGCGCGGCGACGGGGACGGAGAGGATTGTGCGGAAGCTCCTGGAAGCCGGCGGCGCGAAGAACATCAACCAGCGAGACCGGAAGCACTGGACGCCGCTCTTGATTGCGGTGACCAAGACGCACTCTGCGTgtgttcgcctcctcctcgaaAAAGGCGCAGAAGTCGGCGCGACGCTCTGCCACCGATGCGCCCCCTGCCGCAGCTCGGCGCAGCGCGCTCCCGAAACGCGAGAgtcggagaagagcgagaaggatgGACAAGCGAAAGACGCGGCTGAGGCGGCTGAGGCgaacgcgagcgagaaggcagaggccAAAACGGACGTGAAACCCAGCGCATGTGgagcaggcgaagcagaaggacCCATCCAAACCTGGAGCGCAGCGATCCACTTTGCTGCAATCAAAGGCAACATCGAAATTTCCAAACTTCTGCTCGACTACGGGGCCACTG TGAACGACTTGGACAGCGACAAACGACCGCCTCTGCACTACGCGGCTTGCCGAGACAATTCGCATTACGTCTCTTGGCTTCTGGCGCGCGGCGCGCGCTTGGACTTGTTCGACGTGAACGGGCGGAgcgcgttgcatgcagcggcgatCAAGGGCCAGCTTCAGAACGCACAGAGCATCCTCGAGGCGGCAGACCCGGTGAccgctctgcttcttctccgaagGAAAGACAAGTGGGACATCACCCCTGCGCAACTCGCGAAGCTTCACGGACAGAATGGAGCT TTTTTGCTGCTGAAGTCCTACGCGGACCAGCTGGAGGCGACTCTGGGAGAGCACGCGGCCCTCATTGAGCCGGAGACTGCAGACGCGTGCCTGCTCAACCAGACGATCACGGAGGTGCTCGCCACTGGCATGCAG GAAGTCAAGAAAAACAAGCTGGAAAGAACAGTTGCTCGTCTCGGAACCGTCACGTGCCTCAAGGCCTACCAGAAAACGATGATGGTGCAGGGAATGG GAGGCATGCTCGTTGCCGATGGGAGCAGGCCCAAGACTGCCGgtggcgtcttcttcacacTCTTGCGCGAAATGGCGCGACAAGGCGAAATCAGTCGAGACGATCTCGTTTACATCGAAATG gaagacggcgaagcgaagaaggcgctgcgACGTCGCGCGCGGCAGAAGCATTCCTCCTCGTCGGGGGCTGAAGctgctcctcgtcttcctcaccGCACTcccgctgctgcttctgggagagaaaacagacaacTCGCCGGAAACTCCACGCGACCGATGAATGCGCCGGAGGGCGCCCGGGGTCCTGCGTCCAGGCGACCGGGCGGAAAGCAGCGCCCAGAAGGATCTGCGAAGACTCAGGAGAGTGTGCAAACGTCACATCCATCTCAAGGCAATTCGTCGACTTCCCGGAAGAATTCTGTTggcttcttcgtgtctgcgAAAAACTTTTCGAAGCCGGCAGTCCCGCCACGTCTGGCGCCTTCCGCGGCGAAAACGCGGCCGGGCAGCGCGTTGTCGTCCAAGAGCAGCGGCGCGTCGACGGTCGGCGGGTGTGCGTACACCCCACTGGCGATGGCGATCGACGCCGAGACGCTGAGCAgcaacagcagcagccgcgggAGTTCGCCGCAGCAGCAGACGCCGACGAACTTTCCTGCGGTCGGTTCGTTCGTGGGTTCTCAGCCGCAAggcttccttcccttctcgatGTATCCTGTGTACCCTTTCTGGCCGATGGGCTTCCCCACCCCGCTGTCGCCGCCGCCGGTCATGGGCGCGAGTCTCGCTGGAAAGGAAGACGCtccgtcgttcttctcgactCCGTCCTTCTATCCGCAGGCGCCCGGTGCGAGCGCTTTCTTCCGAggggaaaagggagacggtcacaagaagaaggcgtccGGCCTCGTCCCGAACTTCGCACCCTTCTTCCCTGGCGCGCCTGGGATGTACGTCCACCCCAGAGAGGAGTCGGACGCGCAGGCCGCGAGCCGAAAGAAGGGGAAGTCTCagcggaagaagggcagagaagaagaagagacgaagcgggaggaagaagctggcCGAGTGAACGCCGAGGCTGACGGAGTTTCCTGTGAGgggcagggagagaaggaggcgaacgagaggacTGTGGAGGCGCCGAGAGCACGCATCCCACAGGAGCAGAACGCGCGACCAAATGCGAGTGTGGAGAAGCCCCCCAGTCGAGACAaaggcgcagacgaagacggatgGAAAGTCGTGAAAAGCAGACATGAAAAGAGAACACACGAACCTGGAAACGCGAGGGGCAGAGGTGGTAGAGGTCGCAGCGACAGAGCTCGCGGtcgagggggaagaagaagtccggaatga